The Anomaloglossus baeobatrachus isolate aAnoBae1 chromosome 10, aAnoBae1.hap1, whole genome shotgun sequence genome has a segment encoding these proteins:
- the LOC142254432 gene encoding uncharacterized protein C11orf96 homolog: protein MSSAVLSAKQPESLGMCSTFQPAIPHYTGAIEEYPQPIQPRPQRGKGKLRRPRQSRFKTQPVTFDEIQEVEEEGLSPTEEEKARKSFLQSLESLRRSSHNMHLQRERLSSCKLRHSLDSSDSDSTL from the coding sequence ATGTCTTCAGCGGTCCTGTCAGCCAAGCAGCCAGAGTCCCTGGGAATGTGCTCCACTTTCCAGCCTGCCATTCCACACTACACTGGTGCCATAGAGGAGTACCCACAGCCAATCCAGCCCAGACCCCAGAGAGGCAAAGGCAAGCTGCGGAGACCCCGGCAGAGCAGGTTCAAGACGCAGCCTGTCACCTTTGATGAGAtccaggaggtggaagaagaaggtTTATCCCCCACAGAGGAGGAGAAGGCAAGAAAGTCCTTCCTGCAGTCCCTGGAGAGCCTCAGGAGGAGCTCCCACAACATGCACCTCCAGAGGGAGCGGCTCAGCAGCTGCAAGCTGAGGCACAGCCTGGACTCCAGCGACTCGGACTCCACACTGTGA